TACTTAGTACTCAATAGCAAAATACATGGCATAGGCTAAAACAGCTTGGTTCATACAATATAAATACTATCCGAACAATATCTCCAAGCTTACCTGTATCTCATAGAAACAACAGTACCGAGACATGACATTGGGTAGGGAAGGATCATGTTAGCTGGGAATAGGATAAGATTATAAGGTACGATTAGATAGATAGCCAATAGTGTAAAACGCGGAGTTAGTTATCTGCATGCTTGTTTCCTTATCGGAACACACTGTACACACACTGTGACACaccacaacatcaacaacaatgcaAAATGCCCACCAGCATGGAATTTTCCACCCAATATAAATAACCTTGAACTTAAAAAGCAGTATTGTTTCTCTGTATTAAAAGAACCCTACCGTAGCCCATGCTGATTCAATGTTGACGAAATGTATCAATCATTTCTCAAGGTGATAGAGTCTTCCGGCAGTTGAAGTGCAAAATTTCTGCTAAAGCTAGATGCGTAGATGATGTTCCATATCCAAGCTAGGATTTAACATCACCACCTACATAGCACACTTACAAATGACAACAAACTCGTTGGTACAAATTCTCCTCTAGCGTCTGCTGTTAAGGTTCCATAAAATTCTTTCTCGGTATTATGGCTGCTTTGATCATGATTAGTACATCAATGTAGTCGCATACTTTGGCTTAGTCTTTTCCCACTACACTTTTAGAATGACTACAGTTCTGGGATATAGGCAAGTGTGTTCTCCTAACCGTGTTCGGTGTACCAAGGGAGCATCAACTTTTACCTAATCCAGTCTTTGATTGTATAAATCATGTAGTTCTACCATCGTAAAGAAGCAGTCCCCACGCCACATTATTTCAAACTGTATTAATCAAATGAATCACAGTCTTTACAGCACAATGCGTACACTACATAatggttcatatatatacatatacatacatatatatatatatatatatatatatatatatatatatatatatatatatatatatatatatatatatacatatatatacatgtatatatacatacatacatatacatatatatatatatatatatatatatatatatatatatatatatatatatatatatatatatataatttcatatctcAAGAATAATTTGGGTGAACAAAACCAAGCCGTATCTCTATATAGCCAATTAAACAGTTGGTACCCAATTCACTGTAATACACGTTTACAATAGTTAAAACTACATCCTCATGCCATGAACCATTGTATAGTCTTCTCGAGTATAGAGTACAGTAAATTCTGTAATTCTATTTACAAATACTGTTTGAAATTACATGGCATTGGGAGCAAATTTTGAAACcttaatttgcttaattttacttGTGTTACAGTGAGAGCAATAAGTGACAGCAATTGATAATACCGCCTTCCTTACACTCTTTATCAAGATGAGAAAATTACCCATGGGTCTAGAAGAGTCCCGATTGTCACTTATTTTGCGTTGAATACCACGAAAGCTGAAATATCTCAACCGTTTATCTTACTAAGGTTAAACAGAAGCAATATTTACgactattttttattaacaataaataaaatgtcAACAATTTATTAGGTGATTATAATATTATCCGCCATTGCCAAGGACGTTCTTGGAGTTAGCGTTGTTTTTATGGATTAGAATTTCACAGAAGAAGAGaatgaagataatgaaaattatGGAATGACTTGAAGCAAGTTTAGATGAATCTTCCAACTAGGCCTACCAGTAATGAGGCCTGTGGTAGGATGGCTTGTATACAGGACGGTAGATTGGCTTGTAGACTGGCTTGTAGGATGGCCTGGGAAAAGAAAGTTCACTTGGATGATAAGCAGAAACAATACTATGATATATGAAATAGAACTTTTTTAGAAAATGCACGATTTCTTCcaattaatcaaatttactttcTACCTATATATTCTTTAATTAGTATAACCGTATAGCCTTTATTCACCTGTATCCATAGCTCACATGTCCGTGTCCATAGCCATGTCCATGATGTCCGAATGTGGGATCGGCTTCGGCTTCGGCTTCAGCTTCAGCAACGGTTATGGTTACGCAGACCATGACTAGCAAAGCCACAATCGCCAACTggtatgaaaaaacaaataaaaataaatcaattatgATATAAGAGCTTTGTAAGATATGTAAGAGTTATGTTGTTACTTTAGTAACTGTAATGCAAGTACACTTGAgcatactattctgtcttgtttctctctctcttgttattttaattttttttatatttcatatatgaattatttactctaatgttgttattgttcttagacttctcttttagtttatttccttatttcctttcctcactgaactattttccccgttggggcccttgggcttatagtatcctgcttttccaactatggttgtagcttggcaaataataataataataataaatacttgcaGTTTGCAAACAACTGGGCTAGTAGTGAAAGACTTGGCAATTGAACAAATCTTTCTGTGACGAAAAATATGAATAACCTTAAAGAAAATCCTTTAAAAATAATGTTAAGGTTTACGAATGAAATCTAAAAAGTATTGAGATCGCTTTATTTTCTATTCCGTAAGAATAAGGAAATCCTTTGAAATTATGTTTAGGCTTACaatgaaaatctaaaaatattaTGAACCAATTTGTTATCTGTACCTTAAAAAATgggaaattctttaaaaataatgttTATGGTTACgatgaaaattaggaaataaacttaTGAAAacgaatgaagaaaaataaagtttaGTTTAAGTTAAGTAACGATTTCAAATACAAAATATTAGAGAATTAAATCTTTGAGAATATATgaagggatattatatatatatatatatatatatatatatatatatatatatatatatatatatatatacatatatatatatatatatatatatatatatatagatagatagatagatatacatacatacatacaaacatacatacatacaaacatacatatatatatatatatatatatatatatatatatatatatatatatatatatatatatatatatatagatatatataggtatatatactgtatatatatatatgtatatgcacacacacacacacacacacatatatatatatatatatatatatatatatatatatatatatatatatatatatatacagtatatatatactgtatatatgaatgtaaatatatatatatatatatatatatatatatatatatatatatatatatatacatatatatacactgtatatatgtatatgtatatatatatatatatatatatatatatatatatatatatacactgtatatatatatatatatatatatatatatatatatatatatatatatatatatatatatatacatatatatacactgtatatatgtatatgtatatatatatatatatatatatatatatatatatatatatatacactgtatatatatatatatatatatatatatatatatatatatatatatatatatatatatatatatatatatagtaataaaaactaaaagaatgtaTACAATCAAAAGTTCAACTATGTCATCACATATAAGTGCATTATTGCTCAAAAACAAATTGATGAAAAACTGTGAAATATGAATGTATTCCatgaaaatgtataaaagaaaaaatcaaacacAGTAAAACACGTTATACTTACGACAGTCTTTCCTGAGATCATCTTTGTAGACGAGGGTAACGATATCTTCTTCCTTCAAAAATGTTGGTGAAATCTTCAACGGAGTCTGATGCTCTCTGCTATTGCTATGGCAATGCTATGGCTACGCAACTCATTTATACTCTCGCGGTTTGGCTAGGCGTTTTCGCTACGGTTACCAATAAACGAATTCATCACGAAATTGAACATCGAAATTCTTGCCGTACTGAACACCTCGAGCGAGAAACGATTTTTACATTTACAAAAACAAATGTCGAAAGAAAGATAGTCTCTTACTCTATCTCAATAAAATTAGAAAATAGAGGGTTAAAAAAAGCCTCATTTGAGAATTGGTTTCTGGAAAGTAACCCTAAGCAAAAGGGTTGTTGTCCTGCCCTGGGAATTCCAGTTTTAGGGTATGGTTTAAATTTCTGCCAAAGGGGAGAGAGTTGTGCACTGTTATAAGAATTTCTAAAGTGAAGATCAATttacatatgatgatgatgatgatgatgatgatgatcatcatcatcatcatcatgcctaaaatagaaaaataattacaaacataTGTAACGAAATTTTCCTTCCGATACAATTTATATCTCATGCAACCCATTATAAtgcataaatctgttatatatatatatatatatatatatatatatatatatatatatatatatatatatatatatatatatatatatatatatatatatatatacacacacacacacacatatatatatatatatatatatatatatatatatacacacacacacacacacacacacacatatatatatataacatacattataCATTGTAGTGGATTACTTGAGATATAAATTATAAAGGCATTAATATATAGTTACAAAAGTCTCAACTTATTCTTTTTAAtttagggatgatgatgatgatgatctttctaAAATATCTTCTATCCCTTTTAGATAAATAACTTAGTCTattcaaaagctctctctctctctctctctctctctctctctctctctctctctctctctctctctctctcctctctctctctctctctctctctctctctctctctctctctcacacacacacacacacacacacacaaggctatcaaataactaattaaaatttttcggttgatataaaaaataagattaataacttGCGCTAAAATGTTGGTAAACACAAGCATAAGAAGTtctaaaaaatagaagaaaaatatagaaaactaGAAGGCCTTAGGAACATATAGAGTTGGCTTTGTGATATATTTTGGAAAGGGATGGATAAGAAACTCTAAACAATGCGaataaaattttagaaaacttATGGACCATGGGAATGTATGATTACAAGTGGCTTTGTGATATATTTAAAATAGAAGAATATTTGACATTTACTTTCTAAATATATTTCGTTCTATTCCAACGGTATACAGAATGCTCCAAACATAATTTTACAAAGATTAATACAGATCACATTCTACGTTTCGCTTGGCGTATCCAAACATACGCACGTGATGAAGGAAAAATTGCGTATCGATAAATCAATAAACAAGGCTACAGTAAGCAGTAAGCGCAAAATGTCTGCGTAATGCGTAATGCAAATAACGTTGATTAATCTTGTAAATAAACCAGCCAATCAACTTCATACCTTGAAATAGGAAAATTTGTACGGCGCAAAACAaacggccctctctctctctctctctctctctctctctctctctctctctctctcctctctctctctctctctctctctctctctctctctcttctcttctctttatAGCGGGGAAAGCCCGGTCATTTCTCCCAGGTCTCGCTATAGCACCTTTCTAGTCAGACAGGTGACTGCGtaagttcaagagagagagagagagagagagagagagagtagggcgtACCTGTTCAGGAGTTACATAAACTCAACTAATGCGGGACTTACCTTGGGAAGTACGTCTGGTTCGTGGAAAACCGAAGTATTTTGCGCACAAATACATTCATATGTGTATGTTTagtgatatatacatactgtatatgtatatatacatatatatgcatatattcatatatatactgtatatatatgaatatataaaaataataataacaaaaattataataataataataattaataataataataataataataataataattatattcatagcCACAGTAACCTCTTATTTCATCCTTTACTCTTAAAATTCTAGTGATCACTACCAGTGATCAGCAAATtctgtgtgcgcatatatatatatatatatatatatatatatatatatatatatatatatatatgtatatatactgtatatatatacatatatttatatatatacatacacacacacacacacacacacacacacacacacatatatatatatatatatatatatatatatatatatatatatatatatatatatatatatattgaatacatattGTATTGTTTATTGACTCCCAATCTATTTCAATTCTTCGCTATTCGTATCAGCACTAAGTTTCAAATTAATCTCACTCTTTCACATAGTCAGTTGATGAATCACAAGTAAATTccataaaaattaaaaatcaaatgaaCAATGAAAAAATGTAAAGATTTCATAACGGTTCCCGTAACATTTATTTGCGTTATTCAAACGCACAACATTCAATGTTATTCAATTATAAAATCAAAGTTTCCAGGCTTAAGTAATATACCTGGACTGTATATATCCTGAATATGCCTAATGGCACATGGCAATTAAATGACTTAATTATTCCTTTAATGAAAACTGAAATAATATCGATCACATATCGTGTTTATAccaaattgatttttttctatgaCACCTAAGCTTCTTCTTCGAAGTCAGTTAGTTAGCATTCCCAGTCTCTGGTTTTTTCCTTTAAAAGAGATGAAGGGAAGTCCTGTAACATCGAAGGCTTGCATTAAAAGGGTAAAACGCTGTAGGCAATATAATGGGATATTATGCGAGATCTTATCGTCTTTGtaacgggatctctctctctctctctctctctctctctctctctctctctctctctctctctctctctctctctctctctctctctgtatatgcaaACGACATCTACGATATATTGTTGGTTTTATAGCTGAAGCTTATGAAATGTATGTGTCAGGCttcacacatacagacacaaacacacacacacatatatatatatatacatatacagaatatatatatatatatatatatatatatatatatatatatatatatatatatatatatatatatatatatatatatatatacagtatatacatacatatatatatatatatgtatatatatatatatatatatatatatatatatatatatatatatatagacatatgtatacatgtgtatatactgtatacacaaatttTGGCAAAAAGTAATAAATAGGTTAATAATtgattacataaatataaaatcataaacgtTTATGCAAAACACTATCACCAAATTTACTCTCCAAAGTAATGAAAGCTACTGCAGGGTCTCGATAAATTACAACAAATCttggaaactttatatatatatatatatatatatatatatatatatatatatatatacaataaatatataaatgtatatatatgatatatatatatatatatatatatatattatatatatatatatatatatatatatatatatattggaagataTTTATCATAAACTCATAAAAAGGCTACTGAATACATCTGGATCTCTAATACAGTTCCAAAGTCCATGAGTTTTTAGGGAAAATgtcttataattttcatatttgttgtttttgtttatatatatatatatatatatatatatatatatatataaaatatatataaatatatatatatatcgtatatatatatatatacatataaatactgtatgggtgtgtgtgtatatatatatattatatatatatatatatatatatatatatatatatatatatatatatatatatatatatatatatatatttatatatatatataaataaatatatatatatatatatatacctttatataaataaatatataatatatatatatatatatatatatatatatatatatatatatatatatttatatatatataaataaatatatatatatatatatatatacctttatataaataaatatataatatatatatatatatatatatatatatatat
The DNA window shown above is from Palaemon carinicauda isolate YSFRI2023 chromosome 37, ASM3689809v2, whole genome shotgun sequence and carries:
- the LOC137629090 gene encoding prismalin-14-like → MISGKTVLAIVALLVMVCVTITVAEAEAEAEADPTFGHHGHGYGHGHVSYGYRPSYKPVYKPIYRPVYKPSYHRPHYW